The Brachyhypopomus gauderio isolate BG-103 chromosome 2, BGAUD_0.2, whole genome shotgun sequence genome contains a region encoding:
- the gan gene encoding gigaxonin isoform X2, producing MKQILDYIFSGEISLSEDTIQDVVQAADLLLLTDLKLLCSQFLESCITAENCIGIRLFSLHYCLHHVHHVAAEYLQTHFRDVAVTEEFRELPPERLHELLSMEKLNVGNEKHVLEAVVRWLAHDIEARRVHMKEVMSAVWVQGLDQSYLQEQMLGDPLMREVIGQCCMEPLGGAPQQGEALLAAFKPRGYSECIVIVGGEERAVRRPSAATRCMCPLYDRNRQMWIELQPMNEKRIGHGVVTADGCLFAIGGMNENKAVLSSGEKYDPESNTWTPIPPLKQARQHFGIAELDGMIYVLGGENEDTEVLLTMEVFDPHCNIWTTQTSMTTVRKFSCCATMKKRLYIMGGGSYGKIYDSVECYDPKTQQWTTICPLKERRFGAVACGVGQELYVFGGVRSRDADNPETSQMTICKSEFFHEDLRRWVHLDDQNLCIETTSSFVYGAVAIGASIYVVGELDTGTSYDYVREFRRSTGTWHPTRPLLPSDLCKTGCAALRIANCKLFRLQLRQGLFRIRVPSM from the exons ATGAAGCAGATCTTGGACTACATATTCAGTGGAGAG atcagcctGAGTGAAGACACCATCCAAGACGTGGTTCAGGCAGCCGACCTGCTGCTCCTTACCGATCTCAAGCTCCTCTGCTCCCAGTTCCTGGAGAGCTGCATAACCGCTGAGAACTGCATCGGCATCCGGCTGTTCTCTCTGCACTACTGCCTGCACCACGTGCACCACGTGGCCGCCGAGTACCTGCAGACCCACTTCAGAGACGTGGCCGTCACGGAGGAGTTCCGGGAGCTCCCGCCTGAACGTTTACATGAACTGCTGTCCATGGAGAAGCTCAACGTGGGAAATGAGAAACACGTGCTGGAGGCCGTGGTGCGATGGCTCGCACATGACATCGAGGCGAGACGG GTCCACATGAAGGAGGTGATGTCTGCGGTGTGGGTGCAAGGCCTGGACCAGAGCTACCTGCAGGAGCAGATGCTGGGAGACCCGCTCATGAGAGAGGTGATCGGCCAGTGCTGCATGGAACCTCTGGGTGGCGCTCCGCAGCAGGGCGAGGCGCTGCTCGCCGCCTTCAAGCCACGCGGTTACTCCGAGTGCATCGTCATCGTGGGGGGCGAGGAGAGGGC CGTTCGGAGGCCTTCTGCCGCCACCCGCTGCATGTGTCCCCTCTACGACCGCAACCGGCAGATGTGGATTGAACTGCAGCCCATGAACGAGAAGCGTATCGGGCACGGAGTGGTGACGGCCG ATGGGTGCCTTTTTGCAATTGGGGGAATGAATGAAAACAAGGCCGTCTTGAGTAGTGGAGAGAAATATGACCCTGAGTCTAACACCTGGACCCCAATCCCACCACTGAAACAG GCGAGGCAGCATTTTGGTATTGCTGAGCTGGATGGGATGATCTATGTGCTGGGAGGGGAGAACGAGGACACTGAAGTTCTCCTCACCATGGAAGTCTTTGACCCTCACTGTAATATTTGGACGACCCAAACCAGCATGACTACAGTACGGAAG TTTAGTTGCTGTGCCACCATGAAGAAGAGACTCTATATCATGGGTGGAGGATCATATGGGAAAATTTATGACTCTGTGGAATGCTATGACCCCAAAACTCAGCAGTGGACAACAATCTGCCCTCTTAAGGAGAGGAG GTTCGGCGCCGTGGCCTGTGGTGTGGGCCAGGAGCTCTACGTGTTTGGGGGGGTCAGAAGCAGAGATGCTGACAACCCCGAGACCAGCCAGATGACCATCTGCAAGTCAGAGTTCTTCCATGAAGATTTGAGAAG GTGGGTTCACCTGGACGACCAGAATCTGTGCATAGAGACCACCTCATCCTTTGTATATGGAGCTGTTGCTATCGGTGCCAGTATTTATGTGGTGGGAGAGCTTGACACAG GCACCAGCTACGACTACGTGCGAGAGTTCCGGCGCAGCACTGGGACGTGGCACCCCACCCGGCCGCTGTTGCCCTCTGACCTCTGCAAGACGGGCTGCGCTGCCCTGCGCATCGCCAACTGCAAGCTGTTCCGGCTGCAGCTCCGACAGGGTCTGTTCAGGATCCGCGTGCCATCCATGTAG
- the gan gene encoding gigaxonin isoform X1 produces MSKCGPDAGVGSAVSDPQHSQKLLRALRSFTQEGSFQDAVLVLDGEEIPVQKNVLAAASPYIRTKLNYNPPKEDGSVYKIELQGISVPIMKQILDYIFSGEISLSEDTIQDVVQAADLLLLTDLKLLCSQFLESCITAENCIGIRLFSLHYCLHHVHHVAAEYLQTHFRDVAVTEEFRELPPERLHELLSMEKLNVGNEKHVLEAVVRWLAHDIEARRVHMKEVMSAVWVQGLDQSYLQEQMLGDPLMREVIGQCCMEPLGGAPQQGEALLAAFKPRGYSECIVIVGGEERAVRRPSAATRCMCPLYDRNRQMWIELQPMNEKRIGHGVVTADGCLFAIGGMNENKAVLSSGEKYDPESNTWTPIPPLKQARQHFGIAELDGMIYVLGGENEDTEVLLTMEVFDPHCNIWTTQTSMTTVRKFSCCATMKKRLYIMGGGSYGKIYDSVECYDPKTQQWTTICPLKERRFGAVACGVGQELYVFGGVRSRDADNPETSQMTICKSEFFHEDLRRWVHLDDQNLCIETTSSFVYGAVAIGASIYVVGELDTGTSYDYVREFRRSTGTWHPTRPLLPSDLCKTGCAALRIANCKLFRLQLRQGLFRIRVPSM; encoded by the exons ATGTCTAAATGTGGCCCGGACGCCGGTGTCGGTTCGGCGGTGTCGGACCCGCAGCACTCACAGAAGCTCCTACGAGCCCTGCGCTCCTTCACGCAGGAGGGCAGTTTTCAGGACGCGGTCTTAGTCCTGGACGGAGAAGAGATCCCCGTTCAGAAAAATGTTTTGGCTGCTGCAAGTCCGTACATCAG GACCAAGCTAAATTACAACCCACCCAAAGAGGATGGATCCGTATACAAAATTGAACTGCAGGGTATCTCTGTGCCCATCATGAAGCAGATCTTGGACTACATATTCAGTGGAGAG atcagcctGAGTGAAGACACCATCCAAGACGTGGTTCAGGCAGCCGACCTGCTGCTCCTTACCGATCTCAAGCTCCTCTGCTCCCAGTTCCTGGAGAGCTGCATAACCGCTGAGAACTGCATCGGCATCCGGCTGTTCTCTCTGCACTACTGCCTGCACCACGTGCACCACGTGGCCGCCGAGTACCTGCAGACCCACTTCAGAGACGTGGCCGTCACGGAGGAGTTCCGGGAGCTCCCGCCTGAACGTTTACATGAACTGCTGTCCATGGAGAAGCTCAACGTGGGAAATGAGAAACACGTGCTGGAGGCCGTGGTGCGATGGCTCGCACATGACATCGAGGCGAGACGG GTCCACATGAAGGAGGTGATGTCTGCGGTGTGGGTGCAAGGCCTGGACCAGAGCTACCTGCAGGAGCAGATGCTGGGAGACCCGCTCATGAGAGAGGTGATCGGCCAGTGCTGCATGGAACCTCTGGGTGGCGCTCCGCAGCAGGGCGAGGCGCTGCTCGCCGCCTTCAAGCCACGCGGTTACTCCGAGTGCATCGTCATCGTGGGGGGCGAGGAGAGGGC CGTTCGGAGGCCTTCTGCCGCCACCCGCTGCATGTGTCCCCTCTACGACCGCAACCGGCAGATGTGGATTGAACTGCAGCCCATGAACGAGAAGCGTATCGGGCACGGAGTGGTGACGGCCG ATGGGTGCCTTTTTGCAATTGGGGGAATGAATGAAAACAAGGCCGTCTTGAGTAGTGGAGAGAAATATGACCCTGAGTCTAACACCTGGACCCCAATCCCACCACTGAAACAG GCGAGGCAGCATTTTGGTATTGCTGAGCTGGATGGGATGATCTATGTGCTGGGAGGGGAGAACGAGGACACTGAAGTTCTCCTCACCATGGAAGTCTTTGACCCTCACTGTAATATTTGGACGACCCAAACCAGCATGACTACAGTACGGAAG TTTAGTTGCTGTGCCACCATGAAGAAGAGACTCTATATCATGGGTGGAGGATCATATGGGAAAATTTATGACTCTGTGGAATGCTATGACCCCAAAACTCAGCAGTGGACAACAATCTGCCCTCTTAAGGAGAGGAG GTTCGGCGCCGTGGCCTGTGGTGTGGGCCAGGAGCTCTACGTGTTTGGGGGGGTCAGAAGCAGAGATGCTGACAACCCCGAGACCAGCCAGATGACCATCTGCAAGTCAGAGTTCTTCCATGAAGATTTGAGAAG GTGGGTTCACCTGGACGACCAGAATCTGTGCATAGAGACCACCTCATCCTTTGTATATGGAGCTGTTGCTATCGGTGCCAGTATTTATGTGGTGGGAGAGCTTGACACAG GCACCAGCTACGACTACGTGCGAGAGTTCCGGCGCAGCACTGGGACGTGGCACCCCACCCGGCCGCTGTTGCCCTCTGACCTCTGCAAGACGGGCTGCGCTGCCCTGCGCATCGCCAACTGCAAGCTGTTCCGGCTGCAGCTCCGACAGGGTCTGTTCAGGATCCGCGTGCCATCCATGTAG